In a single window of the Gammaproteobacteria bacterium genome:
- the ftsX gene encoding permease-like cell division protein FtsX, with protein MSHKRVRERRKASNPNYNGPFRRADDRQHRASKRGARVLDGEQRVHLSSYIQQHQLALQSAWQRMLGSPTATIMTVFVIGIALALPAALKVFLSNAQQFGSGLDQQVQITIFLKPQIGANRATALAEQLRSRQDLSKVTFISADEAFQEFQAMSGFGDALRDLKQNPLPDLLVVTPAITTKEKNDFLPLVEELRGLPESDKVQLDLEWLQRLYALLDLVRQGTLLITVFLIIAVIMVVGNTIRLMSQSYRDEIQVNKLVGATDAFVRRPFLYTGMFYGLIGGTIAWTIITFSLTWLNPALDTISGLYHDAFDIRGLGIVDTLTLICTGVVLGLGGSWIAVGRFLRETQP; from the coding sequence TTGAGTCATAAACGCGTCCGTGAACGCCGCAAGGCCAGCAACCCGAATTACAACGGACCTTTCCGACGGGCTGACGACCGACAGCACCGCGCCTCCAAACGTGGCGCGCGCGTGCTCGATGGAGAACAACGCGTACACCTGAGCAGTTATATCCAACAACATCAGCTCGCGCTACAAAGTGCCTGGCAACGTATGTTAGGCAGCCCAACGGCGACCATAATGACCGTATTTGTCATCGGTATCGCCCTGGCGTTACCCGCGGCATTAAAGGTGTTTTTGAGCAATGCGCAGCAGTTCGGCAGTGGGCTCGATCAACAGGTACAAATCACGATTTTTCTCAAGCCCCAAATCGGTGCTAACCGCGCTACCGCGCTAGCCGAACAATTGCGGTCACGCCAGGACTTAAGCAAGGTGACGTTTATATCCGCGGATGAGGCATTTCAGGAATTCCAAGCCATGTCAGGATTTGGGGATGCCTTGCGCGACCTGAAGCAAAACCCTTTACCCGATCTGCTGGTTGTCACACCGGCAATCACAACTAAGGAAAAAAACGACTTTCTGCCACTCGTGGAAGAACTCCGAGGACTACCGGAAAGCGACAAGGTACAACTCGACCTGGAATGGCTTCAGCGCCTTTACGCCCTACTCGACCTTGTTAGACAGGGCACGCTGCTTATTACCGTTTTTCTGATCATCGCGGTAATTATGGTGGTTGGAAATACGATACGGCTGATGAGCCAGAGTTATCGGGACGAAATACAGGTTAACAAGCTGGTCGGCGCCACCGATGCCTTTGTACGTCGCCCCTTTCTGTACACCGGCATGTTTTATGGCCTGATAGGCGGCACCATCGCCTGGACGATTATTACCTTTTCCCTCACCTGGCTGAATCCCGCCTTGGACACTATTTCCGGCCTCTACCATGATGCCTTCGATATCAGGGGACTTGGTATTGTCGACACCCTGACCCTGATCTGTACTGGCGTTGTGCTTGGACTAGGCGGTTCCTGGATAGCCGTCGGTCGCTTTCTACGCGAAACGCAACCATAG
- the bioH gene encoding pimeloyl-ACP methyl ester esterase BioH: MSVFVEMTGTGDPLVLVHGWGLNASVWQPLVQRLADHFELHMLDLPGHGRSPLEGNDFSLASLAEAVLPHLPQRAHWLGWSMGGLLAQYVAVEHAQRLDKLVLVATNAQYVRDDHWPTAMQAEVLGQFAQGLAKDYKATLKRFLAIQALGSDDARQISRELGRHMEAHGYPDLHALEGGLALLNNTRLVDQLPMITQACLILAGRLDTLAPPSAALEMAERMPHASAYIFEHGAHAPFISHPDEFCQRVRTFLQSS; the protein is encoded by the coding sequence ATGAGTGTGTTTGTCGAAATGACCGGCACGGGTGATCCGTTAGTCCTGGTACACGGCTGGGGGCTAAACGCGAGTGTATGGCAGCCACTTGTTCAGCGTCTCGCCGATCACTTCGAACTACACATGCTAGACCTGCCCGGTCATGGACGCAGTCCCTTGGAAGGCAATGATTTCAGCCTGGCTTCGCTTGCCGAGGCAGTCCTGCCGCACCTACCTCAACGCGCGCACTGGTTGGGCTGGTCTATGGGCGGACTACTCGCACAATACGTCGCCGTCGAACACGCGCAACGCTTAGACAAACTGGTGTTGGTCGCCACCAATGCCCAGTATGTACGAGACGATCACTGGCCAACCGCCATGCAGGCAGAGGTGCTAGGGCAGTTCGCCCAAGGACTGGCCAAAGACTACAAGGCGACACTCAAACGTTTTCTGGCGATACAGGCCCTGGGCTCGGATGACGCACGTCAGATTTCGAGAGAACTGGGTAGACATATGGAAGCCCATGGTTACCCCGATCTACACGCACTGGAAGGCGGACTGGCCTTGCTCAATAACACCCGGCTCGTCGACCAGCTGCCCATGATTACCCAGGCTTGCCTGATACTCGCGGGTCGGCTCGATACACTCGCACCGCCGAGCGCTGCGCTCGAAATGGCTGAGCGTATGCCGCACGCCAGCGCCTATATTTTTGAACACGGCGCGCATGCGCCTTTTATCTCTCACCCGGATGAATTTTGCCAAAGGGTGCGAACGTTTTTGCAAAGTAGTTAG
- a CDS encoding insulinase family protein, whose product MKHFPEHNVHEYQLTNGLKVIVKEDHRAPVMVSQVWYKVGSSYESGGATGVSHVLEHMMFKGTEKLGPNEFSRIIAENGGRENAFTGRDYTAYFQQMEKSRLRVSFQHEADRMRNLLLNPEEFKKEIKVVMEERRMRTEDDPQSLTYEAFNAAAYVNSPYHAPIIGWMDDLENMNVDDLADWYRMWYAPNNATIVVAGDVNHKEVFDLAERYFGELEPSQVADRKPRVEVDQRGERRVKIKAPAQLPYIMMGYKTPTVATAEEKWEPYALDVLAAILDGGNSARFSRNLVRGSQVAAGVGAGYNLFAPRTELFTFSGTPSQGRSLDDLEKAIKNEIKKLQEKMVDQAELDRVKAQVVAGKVYERDSVFYQAMSIGQLETVGLNWMLGENYADNIKAVTPEQIRAVASKYLNSDTLTVAELDPQAIGNAKPARRTRSAH is encoded by the coding sequence ATGAAGCACTTCCCTGAACACAATGTGCACGAATATCAGCTCACAAATGGTCTTAAGGTTATCGTGAAAGAGGACCATCGCGCGCCTGTGATGGTTTCGCAAGTTTGGTACAAGGTTGGGAGTAGCTACGAGAGTGGCGGCGCAACCGGCGTTTCTCATGTCCTGGAGCATATGATGTTTAAAGGCACCGAGAAACTGGGGCCTAACGAGTTTTCCCGCATCATTGCTGAGAACGGTGGAAGGGAGAATGCGTTTACCGGTCGTGATTACACCGCCTATTTCCAGCAAATGGAAAAATCTCGTCTGAGAGTCAGTTTTCAGCATGAAGCTGACCGCATGCGCAATCTGTTACTAAACCCCGAGGAATTTAAAAAAGAAATTAAAGTGGTGATGGAAGAGCGCCGTATGCGCACGGAGGATGATCCTCAATCCTTAACCTATGAAGCTTTTAATGCGGCTGCCTATGTCAATAGTCCCTACCACGCGCCGATAATCGGCTGGATGGATGACCTGGAAAACATGAATGTCGACGATTTAGCCGACTGGTATCGCATGTGGTATGCACCAAACAATGCAACGATTGTTGTAGCTGGCGATGTGAATCACAAAGAAGTGTTCGATTTGGCAGAACGCTATTTTGGTGAACTGGAACCGTCGCAAGTAGCGGACCGTAAACCACGGGTTGAGGTTGATCAACGCGGAGAGCGTAGAGTTAAGATCAAGGCTCCAGCGCAGTTGCCCTATATAATGATGGGTTACAAGACGCCAACCGTCGCGACTGCCGAAGAAAAGTGGGAGCCCTATGCGCTCGATGTGCTTGCTGCAATCCTTGATGGTGGAAACAGTGCACGATTTTCGCGAAATCTGGTACGCGGCTCTCAGGTTGCGGCAGGTGTTGGGGCGGGATATAACCTGTTTGCACCTAGAACGGAATTGTTTACTTTCTCAGGCACACCTTCTCAAGGGCGCAGTCTCGATGATCTGGAAAAGGCCATAAAAAACGAGATCAAGAAACTTCAGGAAAAAATGGTTGATCAGGCCGAACTTGATCGCGTGAAAGCGCAGGTAGTGGCGGGAAAAGTATATGAGCGCGATTCAGTCTTTTATCAGGCGATGAGTATCGGTCAATTAGAGACGGTCGGCTTGAATTGGATGCTGGGTGAAAACTATGCCGACAACATCAAGGCAGTAACGCCAGAGCAAATTCGTGCGGTGGCGAGCAAGTATCTCAATAGCGACACCCTTACAGTAGCAGAATTAGATCCGCAGGCGATAGGCAATGCCAAGCCAGCGAGGAGGACACGTAGTGCGCATTAA
- the bioB gene encoding biotin synthase BioB produces the protein MLEDTVYTRIDEITQRVLKGGEMSAEEGVWMMKLDDSYVPWLMAGADRIRKTYRGNEIEVCAISNVRSGNCSENCSFCSQSGHHKTEAPVYNYIPEQTLLEQAERARSWGASDIGIVSKGWGVRSKKEREQLKSYLGTLKDKSDIGRCASLGVLDRDTAEMLKESGLENYHHNLECAESFFDEVCTTHTYQENIDTIKHAVDAGLRVCAGGILGMGETIEQRVELADTLRKLGVESVPMNFLNPAKGTPFADRQPLKPYEILRAIATYRYLLPKAEIRIAGGRGFLGDMQSMIFMAGASGVMIGDYLTTQGRSVHDDLKMIDDLKLDVRGDTQQRRDRTAALASTSVPAQPINFVN, from the coding sequence ATGTTAGAGGACACCGTCTATACCCGTATCGATGAAATCACCCAGCGCGTCCTGAAGGGCGGCGAGATGAGCGCCGAAGAGGGTGTGTGGATGATGAAACTGGATGACAGCTATGTCCCATGGTTAATGGCCGGTGCCGATCGCATACGCAAGACCTACCGCGGCAATGAAATCGAGGTATGCGCGATCTCCAACGTACGTTCGGGTAATTGCTCCGAAAACTGTTCCTTCTGTTCGCAAAGCGGTCACCACAAGACCGAGGCGCCGGTGTATAACTATATCCCCGAGCAGACCTTGCTAGAGCAGGCTGAGCGCGCGCGCAGCTGGGGTGCGAGTGATATCGGTATCGTCTCCAAGGGTTGGGGCGTACGCTCGAAAAAAGAACGTGAACAACTCAAATCCTATCTCGGCACTTTGAAAGACAAGAGCGATATAGGCCGCTGCGCCAGTCTGGGTGTGCTCGATCGTGATACCGCGGAGATGCTCAAGGAATCAGGTCTGGAAAACTATCACCACAATCTTGAATGTGCCGAGAGTTTCTTTGACGAGGTGTGTACGACGCATACCTATCAGGAAAACATCGACACGATTAAGCACGCCGTTGATGCCGGTTTGCGCGTGTGTGCTGGCGGCATTCTGGGTATGGGTGAAACCATTGAGCAACGAGTGGAGTTGGCCGACACCTTGCGCAAACTCGGCGTAGAGTCGGTGCCGATGAATTTTCTTAATCCCGCCAAAGGAACGCCTTTCGCCGATCGTCAGCCGCTGAAGCCGTATGAAATCCTGCGTGCGATTGCCACTTATCGTTATTTATTGCCCAAGGCCGAAATTCGTATCGCCGGTGGTCGCGGTTTTCTTGGCGATATGCAGTCGATGATATTTATGGCTGGCGCCTCGGGCGTGATGATAGGCGACTACCTCACCACCCAGGGACGTTCGGTGCACGACGATCTCAAGATGATCGACGATCTCAAACTGGATGTGCGCGGTGATACACAGCAGCGACGTGATCGCACGGCCGCGCTGGCATCGACATCTGTACCGGCACAGCCCATCAATTTCGTTAACTAG
- the bioD gene encoding dethiobiotin synthase, with amino-acid sequence MSHGYFITGTDTNIGKSIVAASLIHAMAQRGLKVAGMKPVSTGCFETENGLRNEDAELMMKYSNVELSYETVNPYAYLPPVSPHLAAKKVGQRIELDKITRIFSGISQVSDCVIVEGVGGWLVPLNDTETVEDLAVAMQLPLIVVIGTRLGCINHAMLTIDRIQKTGLEVAGWVANIMDRNIDYLPDVIDSLRLRISAPLVGIIPPYRMINPERAADHLSIQRILEDSSLLAV; translated from the coding sequence ATGTCACACGGATATTTCATTACAGGAACAGATACCAATATCGGCAAGTCGATTGTAGCGGCATCACTCATACATGCGATGGCGCAACGTGGCCTGAAGGTGGCGGGTATGAAACCAGTATCGACTGGCTGTTTTGAGACCGAAAACGGCCTCAGAAACGAAGACGCCGAGCTGATGATGAAGTATTCCAACGTGGAACTGAGCTATGAGACCGTGAATCCCTATGCCTATTTGCCACCGGTCTCACCCCATCTGGCGGCGAAAAAGGTCGGGCAGCGCATAGAACTGGACAAAATTACACGTATATTCAGCGGTATTAGTCAGGTTTCTGATTGCGTTATCGTCGAAGGTGTCGGCGGGTGGTTAGTGCCTTTGAATGATACAGAGACGGTAGAAGACTTGGCAGTGGCCATGCAACTGCCCTTGATCGTGGTCATTGGTACCCGTTTGGGCTGTATCAATCACGCGATGTTGACCATCGATCGCATTCAGAAGACTGGTCTCGAAGTGGCCGGCTGGGTGGCCAATATCATGGATCGGAATATCGACTATTTACCTGATGTTATTGATAGTTTACGCCTACGCATCAGTGCCCCCCTCGTTGGCATTATCCCCCCCTATCGCATGATTAATCCCGAACGTGCTGCGGATCACCTCAGTATCCAACGCATACTGGAAGATTCGAGCCTTTTAGCGGTTTAA
- the rpoH gene encoding RNA polymerase sigma factor RpoH: MSIAAPQGNLEAYIAQVNQFPVLEAQEEADLARRLRDENDLDAARQLILSQLRFVVHIARGYSGYGLPQGDLIQEGNIGLMKAIKRFDPEQGVRLISFAVHWIKAEMHEFILRNWKIVKVATTKAQRKLFFNLRKSKKRLGWFSNDEVHAVANDLGVSPAQVREMEMRLSSSDPSFDGPMDDDEDKAFAPAAYLEDRSMDPARLHEADDWQSQNLDKLAEALEKLDDRSRDILNKRWLTDDKATLHELAAEYKVSAERIRQLEKNAIGKLKTAMAV, from the coding sequence ATGAGTATCGCGGCCCCGCAAGGGAATCTGGAAGCTTATATTGCCCAGGTCAATCAATTCCCCGTCCTGGAAGCACAGGAAGAAGCCGATCTGGCGCGCCGCCTACGCGATGAAAACGATCTCGATGCTGCGCGTCAGCTAATCCTTTCTCAACTCCGTTTTGTCGTACACATTGCCCGTGGTTATTCCGGATATGGACTCCCCCAGGGAGACCTGATTCAGGAAGGTAATATCGGCCTGATGAAAGCCATCAAACGTTTCGACCCCGAGCAGGGCGTGCGCCTGATTTCCTTTGCTGTGCACTGGATCAAGGCCGAGATGCACGAATTCATTCTGCGTAACTGGAAGATCGTCAAAGTGGCGACGACCAAGGCGCAACGCAAATTGTTTTTTAATCTGCGTAAATCCAAAAAGCGCTTGGGATGGTTTTCTAACGATGAAGTTCACGCCGTCGCTAATGATCTGGGTGTAAGCCCAGCGCAGGTCAGAGAAATGGAAATGCGCCTGAGCAGTTCTGATCCCTCATTCGACGGCCCGATGGACGACGATGAAGACAAAGCCTTTGCGCCAGCAGCATACTTGGAAGATCGCAGCATGGATCCTGCACGACTCCATGAGGCGGACGACTGGCAAAGTCAAAATCTGGATAAGCTGGCAGAGGCCTTGGAAAAACTTGACGACCGTAGTCGAGACATTCTCAACAAACGCTGGCTTACAGATGATAAAGCGACTCTGCATGAGCTGGCGGCCGAATATAAGGTGTCCGCTGAACGCATCCGTCAATTGGAGAAAAATGCCATCGGCAAACTGAAAACAGCTATGGCGGTCTAA
- the bioF gene encoding 8-amino-7-oxononanoate synthase has translation MRDIRAALQARREQSLYRQRRVVTSPQGAEIVVDGQRLINFASNDYLGLANHPEVVAAFHKGAEQYGVGSGAAHLICGHSHAHHALEEELAAATGRERALLFSTGYMANIGAITALLGRKSLVLEDKLNHASLIDGGLYSEARFRRYQHAAMSSLSTELANAEESDKLIVTDAVFSMDGDIAPLPDIVELAHQHNADVMIDDAHGFGVLGENGSGTANHFGLDQQQVSVYMATLGKAIGSFGAFIAGSTDLIEYLINEARTYVYTTALPPAVAEATRAALRIAQQDNSRREQLQALISRFRQGAQQLGLQLMPSQTPIQPVVLGEASDCLAMGEKLKQRGLLVGVVRPPTVPQGTARLRITLTAAHSENHIDQLLSALEAARV, from the coding sequence ATGCGCGATATTCGCGCCGCTTTGCAGGCGCGTCGGGAACAATCGCTGTATCGACAGCGTCGCGTTGTCACGTCTCCACAAGGAGCCGAGATCGTCGTCGATGGTCAGCGTCTGATCAATTTCGCCAGTAACGATTATTTAGGTTTAGCCAATCACCCCGAGGTTGTCGCGGCCTTCCACAAAGGTGCGGAACAATACGGCGTCGGCAGTGGCGCGGCGCACCTGATCTGTGGTCACAGCCATGCCCATCACGCCCTCGAAGAAGAACTTGCCGCAGCCACCGGACGCGAGCGCGCCTTGCTGTTTAGCACCGGCTATATGGCGAATATCGGCGCGATCACCGCCTTGCTCGGACGAAAATCCCTGGTGTTAGAGGACAAGCTCAACCACGCCTCTTTGATCGACGGCGGTTTATATAGCGAAGCGCGCTTTCGGCGTTACCAGCATGCCGCCATGTCCAGCCTCTCAACAGAATTGGCCAATGCCGAGGAAAGTGACAAGCTGATTGTCACCGATGCAGTGTTCAGTATGGACGGTGATATCGCACCCTTGCCGGATATCGTCGAACTCGCGCATCAACATAACGCCGATGTGATGATCGACGATGCCCACGGTTTTGGCGTGCTAGGTGAAAATGGTTCTGGTACCGCGAATCACTTCGGTCTTGATCAGCAACAGGTGTCGGTTTACATGGCAACCTTGGGTAAGGCCATCGGCAGTTTTGGTGCCTTTATCGCAGGCAGCACCGACCTGATTGAATACCTCATTAACGAGGCGCGCACCTATGTCTACACCACGGCACTACCGCCAGCGGTCGCGGAGGCGACACGAGCGGCATTGCGTATTGCGCAACAGGACAATAGCAGACGAGAACAATTGCAGGCGTTGATCTCTCGCTTCCGACAAGGTGCACAGCAATTGGGTTTACAACTCATGCCATCGCAAACACCTATTCAACCCGTTGTGCTTGGTGAGGCATCTGATTGCCTGGCCATGGGTGAAAAATTAAAACAGCGCGGTTTATTGGTCGGCGTAGTACGTCCACCGACTGTGCCACAAGGCACGGCCCGTCTGCGCATCACCCTCACGGCAGCACACAGTGAAAACCATATTGATCAGCTCTTGTCGGCGCTTGAGGCGGCGCGGGTATGA
- the ftsY gene encoding signal recognition particle-docking protein FtsY, producing MFGFKRNNSQKSTPEDKTSKPGFFSRLKNGLTKTRQNFTSGLADLVLGSKQIDEDTIEELETLLLTADVGVEATRELIGKISARLERKQLKDSEALINALREDMLELLAPCTVPLETRIENTPYVILMVGVNGVGKTTTIGKLARKFKDDGQKVMLAAGDTFRAAAVEQLQTWGQRNNVPVIAQQSGADSAAVIFDAVEAAKARGVDILIADTAGRLHTQSNLMEELKKIKRVMSKLDDNIPHEVMLVLDAGTGQNALSQATIFNDAVKLTGITLTKLDGTAKGGIVFALAKKLGIPIRFIGIGEGVEDLRPFNAEDFIEALFEKEQNKEETNAST from the coding sequence ATGTTTGGTTTCAAGCGAAATAATTCACAAAAATCAACACCGGAAGATAAGACCAGCAAACCTGGATTTTTCTCCCGTCTCAAAAACGGATTGACCAAAACCCGACAAAATTTCACTTCCGGCCTGGCTGATTTGGTCCTGGGTAGCAAGCAAATCGACGAAGACACGATCGAGGAGTTGGAAACCCTGTTACTGACCGCCGACGTCGGGGTCGAAGCTACGAGAGAACTGATCGGCAAAATCTCGGCCCGTCTTGAGCGCAAACAACTCAAAGACAGCGAAGCCCTGATAAACGCCCTACGTGAAGATATGCTGGAATTGCTAGCGCCCTGCACGGTACCGCTCGAAACCCGTATCGAAAATACCCCCTATGTCATACTCATGGTTGGCGTGAATGGGGTTGGCAAGACCACCACGATTGGCAAGCTGGCGCGTAAATTCAAAGATGACGGTCAAAAAGTTATGCTTGCCGCGGGCGACACCTTTCGCGCGGCAGCGGTTGAGCAGCTTCAGACTTGGGGGCAACGTAATAACGTACCGGTGATCGCGCAACAAAGTGGCGCGGATTCAGCAGCCGTTATTTTCGATGCCGTAGAGGCCGCCAAAGCCCGCGGCGTGGATATCCTGATTGCGGATACCGCTGGTCGCCTGCACACCCAGTCCAACCTTATGGAAGAACTTAAAAAGATCAAACGCGTGATGAGCAAGCTCGATGACAACATCCCCCACGAGGTGATGCTGGTACTTGACGCAGGCACCGGACAGAATGCCTTATCCCAGGCGACAATTTTCAATGATGCGGTAAAGCTGACCGGTATCACGTTGACTAAACTTGATGGAACGGCCAAAGGCGGCATCGTCTTCGCCCTGGCCAAGAAACTCGGTATCCCTATCCGCTTTATTGGTATAGGAGAAGGCGTGGAAGACCTGCGCCCGTTCAACGCCGAGGATTTCATCGAGGCCCTGTTCGAGAAAGAGCAGAACAAAGAGGAGACTAACGCCTCCACATGA
- the ftsE gene encoding cell division ATP-binding protein FtsE has translation MIRFDNVRKRYAGGHEALKGISFHLNPGELAFLTGHSGAGKSTLLKLIALLERPSSGSILIENRNLGRIPNRQIPHHRRKIGFIFQTPTLLQDRDVFHNVALPLLVAGYHPRDTARRVRAALDQVGLLNKETVRPITLSGGEQQRLGIARAIVSKPPVILADEPTGNLDPELSREIMDLFRRLNDVGVTMMIATHDLELIRSLPYRQIQISQGRIINGETALES, from the coding sequence ATGATCCGCTTCGACAATGTCCGCAAACGCTACGCAGGAGGGCATGAAGCCCTGAAGGGCATTAGTTTCCATCTGAACCCAGGCGAATTGGCGTTTCTAACCGGACACTCCGGCGCAGGCAAGAGCACTTTATTGAAACTCATCGCCCTGCTCGAACGGCCATCTTCTGGTAGCATCCTCATCGAAAACCGCAATCTTGGGCGGATACCTAACCGTCAGATTCCTCACCATCGGCGCAAGATTGGCTTTATATTTCAGACCCCCACTCTGCTTCAGGACAGAGACGTTTTCCACAATGTGGCACTGCCATTACTGGTTGCGGGATATCACCCGCGCGACACCGCACGACGCGTGCGTGCCGCCCTCGACCAGGTTGGGCTGTTAAACAAGGAAACCGTACGCCCGATAACGCTCTCTGGTGGAGAACAACAACGCTTGGGTATCGCTCGCGCCATCGTTTCCAAGCCACCGGTAATATTGGCAGACGAACCCACTGGCAACCTCGACCCGGAACTGTCCAGAGAGATTATGGACTTGTTTCGCCGACTCAATGATGTGGGCGTTACCATGATGATTGCCACCCATGACCTCGAACTGATTCGCAGCCTACCCTATCGTCAGATTCAAATATCGCAGGGCCGTATCATCAATGGAGAAACAGCCCTTGAGTCATAA
- the bioC gene encoding malonyl-ACP O-methyltransferase BioC produces MTDIDKKWIRNSFDHAANHYDAAAVLQREVADRLDERLDVILYEPKVILDIGSGTGYSADLLRKRYPKARVIELDIAHSMLKISRHKKSWLKRWRGNYQYLCADAEALPLADQSVDMVFSSLAFQWCRSFGGLFEEIRRVLTPTGLLMFAYLGPDTLKELRLSWAAVDKTRHVVEFVDMHDVGDDLLRAQMVNPVMDMEYLTLTYGDVRELMQDLKRLGSRNAMSGRQKGLTGKRKLSGMIQAYEQYRRNNVIPATYEVVYGHAWAPERVFDNTKNDFPIPVKLTTK; encoded by the coding sequence ATGACAGATATCGATAAGAAATGGATACGCAATAGTTTTGATCACGCGGCCAACCACTACGATGCCGCCGCGGTGTTGCAGCGCGAAGTCGCCGATCGTCTAGACGAAAGACTCGACGTCATACTCTATGAACCCAAGGTCATACTCGATATTGGCTCAGGCACCGGATACAGCGCCGATTTGCTGCGCAAACGCTATCCGAAGGCGCGCGTAATCGAATTGGACATTGCCCACTCAATGTTAAAAATTTCGCGTCATAAAAAAAGCTGGCTAAAACGCTGGCGCGGGAACTATCAGTACTTGTGTGCCGATGCGGAGGCCTTGCCCCTGGCCGATCAAAGCGTCGATATGGTTTTCTCCAGTCTGGCCTTCCAGTGGTGCCGTAGCTTTGGCGGTCTGTTCGAGGAAATTCGCCGTGTGCTGACTCCTACGGGTTTGCTGATGTTCGCCTATCTCGGGCCTGACACGCTCAAAGAATTACGTCTGTCCTGGGCGGCGGTAGATAAAACGCGGCATGTGGTGGAATTCGTCGATATGCATGACGTCGGTGATGACTTGCTCAGGGCGCAAATGGTCAATCCGGTGATGGATATGGAGTACCTCACGCTCACCTATGGCGATGTGCGAGAACTCATGCAAGATCTCAAAAGACTCGGTTCACGCAATGCCATGTCGGGTCGCCAAAAAGGACTGACCGGCAAGCGGAAGCTGTCTGGAATGATTCAAGCATATGAGCAATACCGTCGAAACAATGTTATACCCGCGACGTATGAGGTGGTTTACGGGCATGCCTGGGCACCGGAGCGGGTGTTCGATAACACAAAAAATGATTTTCCTATTCCAGTAAAACTAACCACGAAATAA